In the genome of Brockia lithotrophica, the window CGTTTAGGGAGCGAAAACCCTCGCCGACGGGGGTGGTCAGGGGCCCTTTGATCGCCACGACGTGTTCGGCGATCGCCGTGAGGGTCTCTTCCGGAAGGTAGGTCCCCGTTTCGCGCAAGGCCTTTTCTCCTGCCAAAACCTCCTTCCACACGATCTTCCGGCGGTCGCCGTACGCCGTGCGCACGGCGGCATCCAAAACCTTGCGCGCGGCCCTCCAAATCTCGGGGCCGGTGCCGTCGCCCTCGAGGAAGGGGATCACGGGAAAGTCGGGGACCGAGAGGCGGCCGTCCCGCACGCGAATTGGTTCTCCCGCAGGGAGGAAAGAAGGGTGGGCGGAAGAGACGTCGGATGGCATAGGGCACGGCTGCCCGCAGACGCGGGCCAGCCGCTCACCTCCTTTCGTGGTCGCGCTGTTCGATGGGGACGTAGGGAACGGATACGGGACCGACGTACACCGCCCGCGGGCGGATGAGGCGGTTGTCCGCATACTGCTCGAAGAGGTGGGCCGTCCACCCCGCCGTGCGTGCCACGGCAAACATGAGGGGATACATCTCCTTGGGGATCCCCAAGCCGCGGTAGACGAGGGCGGCGTAGTAGTCCACGTTGGGTTTGAGCCCCTTGACTTCTTCCATGTACGCTTCGATGCGTTCCGCGAGCTCGAGCCAGACGATTTCTCCGCGCCGGGAAAGGACCTCGCGGGCGAGGGATCGAAGAAGGGGGGTACGCGGGTCGCCGCGTTTGTAGACGCGGTGGCCGAAACCCATGATCCGTTCCTTGCGCGCGAGCTTGTCCGCCACGTATCGCATCCAATCGCCTTCGGGGCCGATCTCTTCGAGCATCGTCATCACGCCCTCGTTGGCGCCCCCATGCAGAGGGCCCTTGAGGGCGCCGACGGCCGCGACGACCGCCGAGTACATGTCCGACAAGGTCGAAGCCACCGAGCGGGCGACGAAGGTAGAGGCGTTGAGTTCGTGGTCCGCGTGTAGAAGAAAGGTGCGGTCGAGGACGCGGACGTCCTCTTCGGGGGGTTCTTCTCCTCGAAAGGCGCGGAGAAACGCGCGCGCCAACTTTCCGTCGCCCGCGGCGGCTTCCACCGCCGTCTCCACTTCTTTTCCCGCCCGGTGACGCCCGACTGCCGCGGCAAATAGGGGCATGCGGGCTACGAGGCGCAGGGCGACGGTGCGCCGGGCCTCGGGCGTACGTTTTTCCGCGTCTTCGTCGAGAAGGGATGCCGCGTCCACGAGCGCCCGCAAGAGGGACATGGGCGGAGCCGTACGGGGAAGGCGCGCGAGGAACGTGTAAAGTTCTGCGGGGACGTGGGCTTCCCCCGCCAGGCGGTCGCGAAAGGCGGCGAGCTCTTCCGCCATAGGAAGTCGGCCTTCCCAAAGGAGGAAAATGACTTCTTCGTGTGTCGAGTGGGCGAAGAGGTCCTCGACGGCGATACCCCGGTAGAACAGACGCTCGTCGGTGATCTGGGTCACGCCGGACGTCGCCGCCACGACTCCGTCGAGCCCGCGGAGGACGTGCGCCACGCTGCCACCCCCCGGTCGAAACTTGTCCCCACCCGCACGGACCGGAAGGGACGACAGCTCCCTTCCCGCGCCTTTCGGCGGCCCGCGCGAAAGCCCGAGACGTATCCTGGGTTTGGGGCTAAAACACCGTGCTTCTCGGCGGCCCGCACAGAGGCCTAAGGCCCAAACGGCACCACCCGAAACGGGCGGGGATGATGAATAGAATAGCGCATCGAACGGACGGAACCAAATTCCGTACGGATGCTCTGCGGCGCGGCGGCAACCCCCAGCTGCACGCCGCCCGAAAGACCTCGGGTGTTCCGGAGAAGACAGTTCTTTTCGGCGAGTAACGACTACAGGATTTTGGCGTACCCGGCGTAAATCCGCCCTTCCCGCACGTCCACGGTGAGCTCCATCCCGGTGTGTACCTTCTCCGTGATCCGCTCCACCCCTACGACCGCCGGAATCCCGAGGCTCAGGGCGGCGACCGCCGCCTGCGAGGTCATGCCGCCTTCCTCGGCGACGACGGCGCGGGCGTTGCGCAGGTACGGAACGTCCTCCTCCGAGACGTGGGAGGTGACGTAGACGTACGGCTCTTCCGGAAGGGGGAGGTCTTCCCCCGGACGACGGACGAAGGCGCGGGCCGTCACCACACCCTCTCCGATCCCGAGGCCGCGGCCTACGACGTCTCCGACGACGTGGACCTTGAGGAGGTTCGTGTTTCCCGCCTCGCGGACGGGGATCCCCGCCGTGAGGACGACGAGGTCGCCGCGGGAGAT includes:
- a CDS encoding citrate/2-methylcitrate synthase; the protein is MAHVLRGLDGVVAATSGVTQITDERLFYRGIAVEDLFAHSTHEEVIFLLWEGRLPMAEELAAFRDRLAGEAHVPAELYTFLARLPRTAPPMSLLRALVDAASLLDEDAEKRTPEARRTVALRLVARMPLFAAAVGRHRAGKEVETAVEAAAGDGKLARAFLRAFRGEEPPEEDVRVLDRTFLLHADHELNASTFVARSVASTLSDMYSAVVAAVGALKGPLHGGANEGVMTMLEEIGPEGDWMRYVADKLARKERIMGFGHRVYKRGDPRTPLLRSLAREVLSRRGEIVWLELAERIEAYMEEVKGLKPNVDYYAALVYRGLGIPKEMYPLMFAVARTAGWTAHLFEQYADNRLIRPRAVYVGPVSVPYVPIEQRDHERR